Proteins encoded within one genomic window of Trichoderma asperellum chromosome 2, complete sequence:
- a CDS encoding uncharacterized protein (EggNog:ENOG41), producing the protein MAVSKSRVVDIHTHMYPPSYIKILESRSAIPLVRSFPQAPDPRLILLEAEVKGLEEATNNPEAKLPGRPLTSHFASLAQKVHFMDTHGIDISVISLANPWLDFLSASESGKMGESVNEEFSRMCGEHPGRLFFFATLPLTAPLETVLASVSHVQGLKYCRGIILGTSGLGKGLDDPALLPIFEAVAAARLTIFLHPHYGLPNEVWGPRASAEYGHVLPLALGFPMETTIAVTRMYLSGVFDKIRDLRMILAHSGGTLPFLAGRIESCILHDGQLVKEGKAGKGRRTIWEVLKEQLYLDAVIYSEVGLKAAIDASGADRLMFGTDHPFFPPLETDEQGEWESVSLNADAVARAVGEGSKQATAVMGGNAISILRLDEDL; encoded by the coding sequence ATGGCCGTCTCAAAATCGCGCGTCGTGGACATCCACACGCACATGTATCCGCCGTCATATATCAAGATCCTCGAATCTCGTTCCGCGATCCCTCTTGTTCGCTCATTTCCCCAGGCACCAGATCCGCGACTGATTTTGCTCGAAGCCGAAGTCAAAGGGCTCGAGGAGGCCACCAACAATCCGGAAGCTAAGCTTCCTGGACGGCCGCTCACCTCTCATTTCGCATCGCTTGCTCAAAAGGTCCATTTCATGGACACTCATGGTATTGACATCTCAGTCATATCCTTGGCTAACCCATGGCTTGATTTCCTCAGCGCCTCCGAGTCGGGGAAGATGGGTGAATCTGTCAATGAAGAGTTTTCACGCATGTGCGGCGAGCACCCTGGCCgcttattcttctttgcaaCTTTACCTCTGACCGCACCTCTCGAGACGGTGCTCGCCTCGGTATCCCACGTTCAGGGCCTTAAGTATTGCAGAGGCATCATTCTCGGCACCTCGGGCTTGGGCAAGGGGCTCGATGATCCCGCGTTACTTCCTATTTTTGAAGCTGTAGCAGCGGCTCGTCTGACCATCTTCCTGCATCCACACTATGGGCTACCCAATGAAGTATGGGGCCCTCGAGCAAGCGCCGAATATGGTCATGTCTTGCCTCTCGCTCTAGGTTTTCCAATGGAAACCACAATTGCAGTGACGCGGATGTATCTGTCAGGTGTCTTTGATAAAATTCGAGATCTGAGAATGATCCTGGCCCATAGTGGAGGTACTCTTCCCTTCCTGGCAGGCAGAATCGAGAGCTGTATCCTACACGATGGACAGCTTgtcaaagaaggcaaagcaGGAAAAGGCCGGCGAACAATTTGGGAAGTCCTCAAGGAACAACTGTATTTGGACGCCGTCATCTATTCCGAGGTTGGACTGAAAGCAGCAATAGACGCCAGTGGTGCTGATAGATTAATGTTTGGAACCGATCATCCCTTTTTCCCGCCGCTTGAAACAGATGAGCAAGGCGAATGGGAGAGTGTGAGTTTGAATGCCGATGCCGTAGCCAGGGCTGTTGGTGAAGGGTCGAAACAGGCAACGGCAGTCATGGGAGGCAATGCTATAAGCATCCTTCGTCTTGACGAAGATCTTTGA